Proteins co-encoded in one Quercus robur chromosome 8, dhQueRobu3.1, whole genome shotgun sequence genomic window:
- the LOC126695048 gene encoding uncharacterized protein LOC126695048 translates to MADAAAFIEAAGSRFNSLELIGRGSFGDVYKGFDKELNKEVAIKVIDLEESEDEIEDIQKEISVLSQCRSPYITEYYGSFLHQTKLWIIMEYMAGGSVADLLQSGPPLDEISIACILRDLLHAIEYLHNEGKIHRDIKAANILLTENGDVKVADFGVSAQLTRTISRRKTFVGTPFWMAPEVIQNSEGYNEKADIWSLGITAIEMAKGEPPLADLHPMRVLFIIPRENPPQLDDHFYKPMKEFVSLCLKKVPAERPSAKELLKHRFIKTARKSQRLLERIRERPKYQLKEDEDFSRNGFRAVGDASDTVKGTRDLSGEETVRASGQGKPLKNAGWDFSIGGSQSTGTVRSVVRPPPVRERRPEVSNNQATQRRTPESGHQGLSASGNAHHALPEVSFGRDAREQYHNEHQDNYHEDDELYGSGSGTVVIRSPRGSHSAPLFHDQSTQSSGTSATFEDSSTSGTVVFRGQNDDSDSPRTPKSRLGIQEKTYTASLEDSAINLAEAKAALQAGLRRGNAKERSGPVKISNNWLENRRELVTSSSDSSRHSREYFDAQKGFLRSHHTSDEEESQKIAPPSVPLSVLLIPSLKETIAEDAEGAVVRVVTNSLINMERMKPGSCEVFLRRLLQKLSSSRESSLKDLQELAALLFSKGKTTPEEMQNVNSENDYKKKQQNKELNSNANLSPLARFLLSRWQGQVSRDLNPA, encoded by the exons GTTTGATAAGGAGCTTAACAAAGAAGTAGCTATTAAAGTAATTGATTTGGAAGAGTC AGAGGATGAAATTGAGGACATTCAAAAG GAAATTTCTGTTTTGTCACAATGTCGATCTCCTTATATTACCGAGTACTATGGTTCCTTTCTCCATCAGACTAAACTATGGATCATAATGGAATACATGGCTGGTGGCTCTGTTGCTGACCTA CTCCAATCAGGTCCTCCATTGGATGAAATATCAATTGCTTGCATATTACGTGACTTGCTGCATGCAATTGAATATCTGCACAATGAAGGAAAAATCCACAGAGATATTAAAG CGGCAAACATTTTATTGACCGAGAATGGTGATGTTAAG GTTGCAGATTTTGGCGTTTCTGCACAGTTAACAAGGACTATTTCAAGGAGAAAG ACATTTGTGGGAACACCATTCTGGATGGCACCAGAAGTTATTCAGAATTCCGAAGGTTACAATGAGAAG GCAGATATATGGTCTTTGGGGATAACTGCAATTGAGATGGCCAAAGGAGAACCCCCACTTGCAGATCTTCACCCTATGAGAGTTCTTTTTATCATACCTCGAGAAAATCCACCACAG CTGGATGATCATTTTTACAAACCAATGAAAGAATTTGTATCGTTGTGTTTAAAAAAAGTACCAGCAGAG AGACCAAGTGCCAAGGAACTTCTCAAACACCGTTTCATAAAAACTGCTAGGAAGAGTCAAAGGCTTTTGGAGAGAATAAG AGAGCGTCCAAAATACCAattaaaggaagatgaagactTTTCTCGGAATGGTTTTAGAGCTGTTGGGGACGCATCTGATACTGTAAAAGGGACAAGAGATCTAAGTGGAGAAGAAACAGTTAGAGCCAG TGGTCAGGGGAAACCTTTAAAAAATGCTGGATGGGACTTCAGCATTGGTGGATCACAGAGTACGGGGACTGTTCGCAGTGTTGTAAGACCACCTCCAGTTAGAGAGAGGAGGCCAGAAGTTTCAAATAATCAAGCTACCCAAAGAAGAACTCCAGAGAGTGGTCATCAAGGATTGTCTGCATCTGGAAATGCACATCATGCTTTACCAGAGGTTTCCTTTGGGAGAGATGCTAGAGAACAATACCACAATGAACACCAGGATAATTACCATGAAGAT GATGAATTATATGGGAGTGGGTCTGGAACTGTTGTTATACGATCTCCCAGAGGATCTCACTCAGCTCCTTTGTTTCATGATCAAAGCACGCAG TCTAGTGGCACATCTGCAACTTTTGAAGATTCATCTACCAGTGGAACTGTAGTTTTCCGTGGCCAAAATGATGACTCAGACTCTCCTCGAACTCCAAAATCCAGACTGGGAATTCAAGAGAAAACTTATACTGCCTCACTTGAAGACAGTGCAATAAACCTTGCAGAG GCAAAGGCTGCACTTCAAGCAGGATTGAGGAGAGGAAATGCTAAAGAAAGATCTGGACCAGTAAAGATCAGCAATAACTGGCtggaaaatagaagagaacTGGTGACAAGCAGCTCAGATTCTTCTAG GCATTCTCGTGAATACTTTGATGCACAAAAAGGATTTTTGAGATCACACCATACAagtgatgaagaagaaagtCAAAAAATAGCACCACCGTCTGTGCCATTGTCAGTTTTACTTATTCCTTCACTAAAAGAG ACCATAGCTGAAGATGCAGAAGGGGCTGTTGTGCGCGTGGTTACAAATTCACTCATAAATATGGAACGCATGAAACCTGGATCCTGTGAAGTTTTTTTGAGGAGGTTGCTTCAGAAACTGTCAAG TTCAAGGGAATCTTCACTGAAAGACCTACAGGAGCTCGCTGCTCTCTTGTTCTCCAAGGGCAAGACAACACCTGAAGAAATGCAAAATGTAAATTCAGAAAATGATTACAAGAAAAAGCAACAGAACAAGGAACTTAATTCAAATGCCAATTTAAGCCCACTTGCAAGATTTCTGCTCTCGAG ATGGCAAGGCCAAGTTTCACGAGATCTCAACCCTGCTTAA